In Halorussus limi, a genomic segment contains:
- a CDS encoding MFS transporter, giving the protein MGSTRAEFYSLYLTRFAGSLGFITILTLLPTYIDVLDPSGVAVGLFITALGVGRTVAIVPLSWAGDRYDKRTILLIALVTSISAYLLFAAISSSLGFIAARTLQGLGIVGTGLISLALISELAPAGDRANVIGKYNSWRMAAGIIGTLGAGLLYQQFGFTPIFAILALLLTAALLGVWLFIDPDDTSVSGFALFDLAFNQRILTLTSFRAQYAVAVTLVRKWVPIYVGVSAARGGLALSPFIVGTVIAAEKFMNMVSQPYMGRLSDRYGRALFVFAGGGIYGLVALAIPFAGPLGSTLGLPGTLPVLGNVSPAYPVVLLLNGLLGLADSLREPASMALFADEGDGEGIASSFGIRSLVWRPGAILAPIVGGYLMSEVGMEWVFFLGGAAALSGVLTFVLVLSSVHGQRALAEW; this is encoded by the coding sequence ATGGGCTCGACGCGAGCAGAATTCTATTCCCTGTACTTGACGCGGTTTGCTGGCAGCCTCGGCTTCATCACCATCCTCACGCTCCTGCCAACGTACATCGACGTCCTCGATCCCTCAGGCGTTGCAGTCGGACTGTTCATCACCGCATTAGGCGTCGGGCGAACTGTTGCTATCGTCCCTCTAAGTTGGGCCGGCGATCGGTACGACAAACGGACCATCCTCCTCATCGCGCTCGTAACGAGTATCAGTGCATACCTGCTTTTTGCGGCGATTTCGAGCAGTCTCGGGTTCATCGCCGCGCGAACCTTACAGGGCCTTGGCATCGTCGGGACCGGACTCATCAGCCTCGCGTTGATCAGTGAACTCGCACCCGCTGGTGACCGCGCGAACGTCATCGGCAAGTACAACTCGTGGCGGATGGCCGCAGGCATCATCGGCACGCTCGGTGCCGGACTGCTCTACCAGCAGTTCGGCTTCACGCCAATCTTTGCGATCCTCGCACTGCTCCTCACGGCGGCACTGCTCGGTGTGTGGCTGTTCATCGATCCGGACGACACGTCAGTCTCTGGCTTCGCGTTGTTTGACCTCGCGTTCAACCAACGCATTCTCACGCTCACGAGTTTCCGCGCCCAGTACGCAGTAGCCGTCACCCTCGTCCGAAAGTGGGTACCGATCTACGTGGGCGTCTCCGCCGCACGCGGTGGCCTCGCATTAAGTCCGTTCATCGTCGGGACGGTCATCGCCGCGGAGAAGTTCATGAACATGGTCTCCCAGCCGTACATGGGTCGCCTTTCTGACCGGTATGGGCGAGCGCTGTTCGTGTTCGCTGGTGGCGGTATCTACGGGCTCGTGGCGCTCGCAATCCCGTTCGCTGGTCCCCTTGGCTCGACGCTCGGACTGCCAGGGACACTCCCCGTTCTCGGAAACGTCTCTCCAGCGTATCCCGTGGTGTTACTCCTGAATGGCCTGCTTGGTCTCGCCGATAGTCTACGAGAGCCCGCAAGTATGGCGTTGTTTGCCGACGAGGGCGATGGCGAGGGGATTGCGAGTAGTTTCGGAATTCGGTCGTTGGTCTGGCGTCCAGGAGCAATTCTCGCACCGATAGTTGGAGGCTACTTGATGAGCGAAGTGGGAATGGAATGGGTGTTCTTCCTCGGCGGTGCTGCGGCTTTAAGTGGCGTACTGACGTTCGTTCTCGTCCTCTCGTCAGTTCATGGTCAACGTGCACTCGCAGAGTGGTGA
- a CDS encoding helix-turn-helix transcriptional regulator, whose translation MWGTRKKTLLKLVELYGGRVHQAELVDRTGWSKSSVSRHLCELETDGAIARVRIGRGKIVLFPDDPRLDDLSNSDITDR comes from the coding sequence ATGTGGGGCACCAGAAAGAAAACCCTCCTCAAACTGGTCGAATTGTATGGTGGGCGGGTACACCAAGCGGAGTTAGTTGATCGCACAGGGTGGTCAAAATCCTCAGTTAGCAGACATCTATGTGAATTGGAAACCGACGGTGCGATCGCCCGTGTTCGAATCGGGCGTGGCAAAATTGTTCTGTTTCCCGATGACCCGCGTCTGGATGACCTCTCGAACTCAGACATCACTGACCGATAA
- a CDS encoding amphi-Trp domain-containing protein, producing MTLELGGTQVNLNPSDPIAFKLEGESDWSEVDAEAKQSIEFELVWWREAQTAEEGTLDVRE from the coding sequence GTGACGCTTGAACTCGGTGGAACGCAGGTGAACCTAAATCCGTCTGACCCGATCGCCTTCAAACTGGAGGGCGAATCGGACTGGTCCGAAGTTGACGCCGAAGCGAAACAAAGTATCGAATTCGAATTGGTCTGGTGGCGTGAGGCCCAAACCGCGGAGGAAGGGACGTTGGACGTCCGGGAGTAA
- a CDS encoding mandelate racemase/muconate lactonizing enzyme family protein codes for MRVTDVETFVVDADWRNWFFVQVETDKGITGVGEALSGEGLTAALEATAEAHKHYVIGEDPLNRKKINRQLRRYPFAWRAGKLINAVSAAFDIALWDIAGKYYDEPVWKLLGGKVRDEIPVYANGWHIGERTPENYAHHAKKAVEEQGYPALKCDPFAHYEYSLSDDQIEEVAELLEAVRDAVGWDVGIALDCHGRFTRRGAIEVADALEEYDIMFLEEPVELEDRDVMADVTQHVDMPVATGERLYNNETLEDVVRKQACDIVQPDVTNYGSLQEVQHAAAIAKSRYLTVAPHNPNAGISTAASVHLCAGIENLEVLEHMSRDVEWGDEII; via the coding sequence ATGCGAGTCACAGACGTCGAGACGTTCGTGGTTGATGCCGACTGGCGCAACTGGTTCTTCGTCCAAGTTGAAACAGATAAAGGGATTACTGGTGTCGGAGAAGCACTGAGTGGTGAAGGACTCACAGCCGCGTTAGAGGCGACTGCGGAGGCCCACAAACACTACGTCATCGGGGAGGACCCCCTCAACCGAAAGAAGATCAATCGCCAACTCCGCCGATATCCGTTTGCATGGCGGGCTGGGAAGCTCATTAACGCCGTCTCCGCAGCGTTCGATATCGCGCTCTGGGACATCGCCGGGAAGTATTACGATGAGCCCGTCTGGAAACTCCTCGGCGGGAAGGTGCGGGACGAGATCCCCGTCTATGCCAACGGCTGGCACATCGGCGAACGTACCCCCGAGAACTACGCCCATCACGCCAAGAAGGCCGTCGAGGAACAGGGCTATCCCGCGTTGAAGTGCGATCCGTTCGCCCACTATGAGTACTCGCTGTCAGACGATCAGATCGAGGAGGTTGCGGAACTCCTCGAAGCGGTTCGTGACGCCGTCGGTTGGGACGTCGGTATCGCGCTCGACTGCCACGGTCGATTCACGCGGCGAGGTGCAATCGAGGTCGCAGATGCCCTCGAAGAGTACGACATCATGTTCCTCGAAGAACCCGTCGAGCTGGAGGACCGGGACGTGATGGCGGACGTCACCCAGCACGTCGACATGCCGGTGGCGACGGGTGAACGCCTATACAACAACGAAACGCTGGAAGATGTCGTCCGCAAGCAGGCCTGCGATATCGTCCAACCGGACGTAACCAACTACGGGAGCCTTCAGGAGGTCCAGCACGCCGCAGCCATCGCGAAGTCACGCTACCTGACGGTCGCGCCGCACAATCCGAATGCAGGCATCAGTACGGCAGCGTCCGTCCATCTCTGCGCAGGGATCGAGAATCTCGAAGTGCTTGAACATATGAGCCGTGACGTCGAGTGGGGCGACGAGATCATCTAA
- a CDS encoding macro domain-containing protein yields the protein MNSNSPDSSMDCGVSAAICEQARGPIMDEINQHRPVSCSDVIVTDPHGLNAIYLLHAISSPDEGDATEQSIRDVTQTVLARADALDCRTLVLPVLGWGGGSYELEAGARFICERIWAFEPTSLADVRIIGHTEQQLEQLRAVAYEVRTTSQAEIFGVSVPFFSTGL from the coding sequence GTGAATTCAAATAGTCCGGATTCTTCGATGGACTGTGGTGTCAGCGCCGCGATCTGCGAACAGGCACGTGGTCCGATAATGGACGAGATTAATCAGCATCGACCGGTGTCCTGTAGTGATGTAATTGTCACTGACCCCCATGGGCTGAACGCAATTTATCTGCTCCATGCGATATCGAGTCCCGATGAGGGCGACGCAACGGAGCAGAGCATTCGCGATGTGACTCAGACCGTACTTGCACGGGCTGATGCATTGGATTGTCGAACGCTCGTCCTTCCAGTCCTCGGCTGGGGTGGTGGCAGCTATGAACTCGAGGCGGGCGCCCGATTCATCTGTGAGAGGATTTGGGCGTTCGAACCCACCTCGCTGGCTGACGTACGGATTATTGGCCATACAGAGCAACAACTCGAACAGCTTCGTGCTGTCGCGTACGAGGTCAGAACAACGTCCCAAGCAGAGATTTTCGGGGTGTCCGTACCCTTTTTCAGTACCGGCCTCTGA
- a CDS encoding DUF7344 domain-containing protein: protein MTDPTNSASLDAMFDELWNIYRYRLLLAVSDHTPRTEDEFTPESLASDEPDDDDLDGVKTELQNTHLPKLAEHGYIEWDAETQTIWRGPNFEEIAPLLRPVDDHRDELPKGWL from the coding sequence ATGACAGACCCCACTAATTCGGCGTCACTCGACGCCATGTTCGACGAGCTGTGGAACATCTACCGCTATCGCCTCTTGTTGGCTGTTTCCGACCATACCCCACGCACCGAAGACGAGTTTACCCCCGAGAGCCTCGCGTCAGACGAGCCAGATGATGACGACCTCGACGGAGTAAAAACGGAGTTACAAAACACTCATCTGCCAAAACTGGCCGAGCACGGCTATATCGAGTGGGACGCCGAGACACAGACGATATGGCGTGGGCCAAACTTTGAGGAGATTGCGCCACTCCTCAGACCGGTGGATGACCACCGCGATGAGTTGCCAAAAGGGTGGCTATAA
- a CDS encoding DUF7344 domain-containing protein, with translation MDELEEFLDLVESDTVSVNTLFDVLRAERRRYVLSTLQSHETSMSLTDLAHEVAKRENGEASPTTEAVTRVHASLYHVHIPKLKEANIIEYDQERRIVQHKL, from the coding sequence ATGGACGAGTTGGAGGAGTTTCTTGACCTCGTTGAGAGCGACACCGTGTCTGTCAATACTCTTTTTGACGTGCTACGGGCTGAACGGCGACGATACGTCCTTTCGACATTACAGAGTCACGAGACGTCGATGAGCTTGACAGATTTAGCTCATGAAGTTGCGAAACGTGAGAATGGCGAAGCTTCTCCGACCACAGAGGCGGTCACGCGTGTTCATGCGTCACTCTATCACGTTCATATCCCGAAGCTCAAAGAGGCCAACATTATCGAGTATGACCAAGAAAGACGAATTGTTCAACACAAATTATAA
- a CDS encoding DUF7504 family protein, whose translation MPVDTYCGVDNEDQLSDVADAVSAPTTMLIAGTVDPTEYALGLRLLAHAGSADDTAIIVTTTEGREQVIAHTRDGVVEDEVPSVAVVDTVSEDQYLTAPYADIPTVYMPSAGDLERVVIGLSDLTGTVVPSTGTRHFVIRSLTPLIEGATTERVCRLLERVKGLRVGDGLGIFGIDFTAHDEETMNELTAVVDRLLWVSEDSDGGLQFELRTTRRRL comes from the coding sequence ATGCCTGTGGACACCTATTGCGGTGTCGACAACGAGGACCAACTCAGCGACGTTGCGGACGCTGTTTCAGCACCAACCACGATGCTCATTGCGGGCACAGTCGACCCGACGGAATACGCACTCGGTCTCCGCCTATTAGCGCACGCGGGAAGTGCTGATGATACTGCGATCATCGTCACGACCACAGAAGGCCGTGAGCAGGTGATTGCTCACACCCGGGATGGCGTCGTCGAAGACGAGGTGCCTTCGGTGGCCGTGGTCGATACCGTGTCTGAAGATCAGTACCTTACCGCACCGTACGCAGATATCCCCACGGTCTATATGCCCTCAGCGGGGGATCTAGAACGGGTTGTAATCGGCCTATCAGATTTGACCGGGACTGTCGTACCGTCTACGGGAACTCGACACTTTGTCATCCGGTCGCTCACACCACTGATTGAGGGAGCAACTACGGAACGGGTCTGTCGGCTTCTTGAACGAGTGAAGGGACTTCGAGTGGGTGACGGACTCGGAATCTTTGGCATCGATTTTACGGCCCACGACGAAGAGACAATGAACGAGTTGACAGCGGTGGTAGACCGCCTGCTGTGGGTGTCCGAGGATTCTGACGGGGGATTACAGTTCGAACTCCGAACAACGAGACGTCGCCTCTAG
- a CDS encoding MFS transporter — MAHEQAEAEGPIDAFRQFFALQRDVLVLSLAMFAFSLGFQMTSRYLPEYIVALGASGFVVGLFGTVGNIISAVYPYPGGAVSDRIGSRYTLTIFGLLSTLGFGFWFLAPAIGTIELAGVSLPPWIWIFVGLFLAQAWKSFGLGATFAVVKQATDPSRLAAGFASTETFRRTAFLIGPVLAAVLIGFHPDFTVNFQYVLGVAVVFGAIGTVVQHFLYDASSDTIGDSFEGLDQIRQDLRDMPEELRPLLVGDTLVRFANGMVYVFFVLVVTRFLSVDVEMTVFVGGFTYPIDLPPEAFFGYLLGVEMVVALLVMAPAAKAAEYVGLKPVVAIGFAVYALFPIVLINTPESTLALILVFAFSGLRFAGLPSHKALIVGPAEQDTGGRVTGMYYLLRNTMVIPSAALGGYLWDFVSPEITFTVASVIGLVGTGYFLLFGKEFDAYR, encoded by the coding sequence ATGGCGCACGAACAGGCCGAGGCTGAGGGGCCTATTGACGCATTCCGGCAGTTCTTTGCCCTCCAACGAGACGTGCTGGTGCTTTCCCTGGCAATGTTCGCCTTTAGTCTGGGCTTCCAGATGACCTCCCGATACCTGCCCGAGTACATCGTCGCACTCGGCGCGTCTGGGTTCGTCGTCGGACTGTTCGGGACGGTCGGCAACATCATCTCGGCGGTCTACCCATACCCCGGCGGCGCAGTGTCCGACCGCATCGGCTCACGGTACACGCTCACGATCTTCGGGCTCCTCTCAACTCTGGGCTTTGGGTTCTGGTTCCTCGCACCTGCCATTGGGACGATAGAACTCGCAGGCGTTTCTCTCCCGCCCTGGATCTGGATTTTCGTGGGACTGTTCCTGGCTCAGGCGTGGAAGTCGTTCGGCCTCGGCGCGACGTTTGCGGTCGTCAAGCAGGCGACCGACCCGTCGCGGCTGGCAGCAGGCTTCGCCAGTACGGAGACGTTCCGTCGGACCGCATTTCTGATTGGGCCGGTGCTGGCAGCCGTCCTCATCGGGTTTCACCCTGACTTCACTGTGAACTTCCAATACGTTCTCGGGGTTGCAGTCGTCTTCGGGGCCATCGGCACCGTTGTCCAACATTTCCTCTATGATGCCAGTTCCGACACCATCGGGGACTCCTTCGAAGGCCTCGACCAGATTCGGCAGGACCTCCGGGACATGCCCGAGGAACTCCGCCCGCTACTCGTCGGCGATACACTCGTCCGCTTCGCAAACGGTATGGTCTACGTGTTCTTTGTCCTCGTTGTCACTCGGTTCCTCAGCGTGGACGTGGAGATGACCGTCTTTGTCGGTGGTTTCACGTACCCGATTGATCTTCCGCCGGAGGCGTTCTTCGGGTATCTGCTGGGCGTTGAGATGGTGGTTGCGTTGCTCGTAATGGCTCCTGCCGCCAAGGCGGCTGAGTACGTGGGACTCAAGCCCGTCGTCGCAATTGGATTTGCGGTCTACGCTCTGTTCCCGATTGTACTTATCAACACCCCCGAAAGCACACTTGCCTTGATACTCGTGTTTGCGTTCTCGGGACTTCGTTTCGCGGGCCTCCCCTCGCATAAGGCACTTATCGTCGGGCCTGCCGAGCAGGATACCGGTGGCCGCGTCACGGGCATGTACTACTTGCTCCGGAACACGATGGTCATTCCGAGCGCGGCGCTCGGCGGTTACCTCTGGGACTTTGTCAGCCCCGAGATCACCTTCACGGTCGCGTCTGTCATCGGGCTCGTCGGCACCGGCTACTTCCTGCTCTTTGGCAAAGAATTCGACGCGTACCGTTAA
- a CDS encoding NAD(P)-dependent oxidoreductase — protein sequence MSSQIVVHPEFDRVWPFAADHLHSLWAEQGPVEFTRLDDTDSRDLCQVLPDPQTVTRLVSLGVPISNDCLDQLTALEEAVVYSPSSMYSTDEEIATQLEASGVTVYRQPSEGFWGQSVAEFAVGLTIAGLRRIPQLHKEIITNQEPWDYDPDETPEPGGRGHQFGDDPAFTNGTIAGKRVRIVGVGNIGSRYADFTSSMGATVAAYDPYADEPCFHRSDARKVWRLDELVTNADIFAPMVPLTEETEGLVTAEHINALPSGCLIVLVTRAQVCDMEAVRDRVSADEIALAADV from the coding sequence ATGAGCAGTCAAATCGTCGTCCATCCTGAATTCGACCGAGTGTGGCCGTTCGCAGCCGACCACCTACACAGTCTCTGGGCCGAGCAGGGACCAGTTGAGTTCACTCGACTGGACGACACCGACAGCCGCGATTTGTGCCAGGTACTTCCAGATCCGCAGACGGTCACCCGGTTGGTCTCTCTCGGGGTGCCTATCTCCAACGACTGTCTCGATCAACTTACTGCGCTCGAAGAAGCAGTCGTCTACTCGCCATCTTCGATGTATTCCACGGACGAGGAGATCGCTACCCAACTCGAAGCGAGCGGGGTAACCGTCTATCGCCAACCGTCAGAGGGGTTCTGGGGCCAGTCGGTCGCCGAATTCGCAGTCGGGTTGACGATCGCAGGCCTTCGCCGGATTCCCCAACTCCACAAGGAGATTATCACCAACCAAGAGCCCTGGGACTACGATCCGGATGAGACGCCCGAACCAGGTGGACGCGGCCACCAGTTCGGTGACGACCCCGCGTTCACCAACGGGACGATTGCAGGCAAACGCGTCCGAATTGTCGGCGTTGGCAACATCGGGAGCCGATACGCGGACTTCACCTCCAGCATGGGAGCGACTGTCGCCGCGTACGATCCGTATGCCGATGAGCCCTGTTTCCACCGGTCAGACGCCCGCAAGGTCTGGCGGCTTGACGAACTCGTGACTAACGCCGACATCTTCGCTCCGATGGTCCCGCTGACTGAGGAGACAGAAGGACTGGTGACAGCCGAGCACATTAACGCACTCCCAAGCGGCTGTCTCATTGTGCTTGTCACTAGAGCACAGGTTTGCGATATGGAGGCGGTGCGTGACCGCGTCAGCGCCGATGAGATTGCGCTTGCCGCGGACGTCTAG
- a CDS encoding NUDIX domain-containing protein, which yields MVEVRALTTDAVIVLDGEVLLLERDHPPFDGYWVLPGGVVERDETAREACVRETREEVGLDVTVEEFVGLYDDPDRDERGNVSAAYRCTPATDDPPVPREEARQVATFDPTDLPGMGFDNERIVTDALHE from the coding sequence ATGGTGGAAGTTCGAGCACTCACGACCGATGCCGTGATCGTGCTCGACGGGGAAGTACTGCTCCTCGAACGTGACCATCCTCCGTTCGACGGGTATTGGGTGCTCCCCGGTGGCGTCGTCGAACGGGACGAGACCGCACGGGAGGCGTGCGTCCGCGAAACGAGAGAGGAGGTCGGACTCGACGTCACTGTCGAGGAGTTCGTCGGTCTCTACGACGATCCAGACCGCGACGAGCGCGGGAACGTCAGTGCGGCGTATCGGTGTACGCCCGCCACTGACGACCCGCCGGTTCCCCGCGAGGAGGCCCGACAGGTAGCGACGTTCGATCCGACTGACCTCCCGGGAATGGGCTTCGATAACGAACGGATCGTCACGGACGCGCTCCACGAATGA
- a CDS encoding thioredoxin family protein, whose protein sequence is MTEILQFSTPSCGQCPQQAEILQSLAADRPDVQFEKIDATEATAKANEYGVRSVPSTIVLDDDGTVISKFDGLTQANAIENVL, encoded by the coding sequence ATGACCGAGATACTCCAATTTTCGACGCCCTCTTGCGGCCAGTGTCCGCAGCAAGCAGAAATCCTCCAATCGCTGGCAGCAGACCGACCAGATGTACAGTTCGAGAAAATTGATGCGACGGAGGCGACGGCCAAAGCCAACGAGTACGGTGTGCGGTCCGTCCCGTCAACAATCGTTCTTGACGATGATGGAACGGTCATCTCGAAGTTCGATGGTCTGACGCAAGCCAACGCAATTGAGAACGTTCTGTAG
- a CDS encoding cation:proton antiporter domain-containing protein, with product MSAGTGLLPLVVTILGLGVAAQVLADRLEIPSVLFLILAGIAVGPEGLGIITPAAFGSSLPAIVGLSVAIIVFEGAFHLKREKLRQTPRAAFRLGTVGAIIGLVGTAIVVRLALGTSWGLALLIGALLVATGPTVITPLLDVVPVRDRVGAALETEGIVNDVTAAILSVVVFDLVTPGNPETTSLFQSFITRLGVGILVGVLAASILWYLLKHVDLSPTNAVQNSRLIILIGAIATYGVAEALSHESGIAAVATAGVLLGNADLPYEDEIAAFKGDITLVVLSFVFIVLASLLSFDDLLALGVGGLLVVLGVTCLVRPLQVLISTYGDQFTFREQLFMSTVAPRGIIPASVATLFALQLRSSSPEAATTLVGTVFLVILATVVFEGGFARHIAEVLDVIPMRVIIVGGGRVGRGLAERLEDRGENVVIIEQDQATVETARNAGFTVHHGNGANSDVLTSAGAENAKIVAAATGDDDANLLVAQLANSKFDVETVIARVNTPGNAEAFEELGVRAISADESIAQSMDNAVERPALSEWMSELGRTGDVQEIEVTAERLVGKTISDLDRELPDGVLIALVSRDGESQIPEPDLLLQQGDHLTFVGRRNAVHEALERCHPELHA from the coding sequence GTGAGTGCGGGGACTGGATTACTTCCCCTTGTGGTGACCATCTTAGGGTTGGGTGTCGCTGCCCAGGTGTTAGCCGACCGGCTGGAAATTCCAAGCGTCCTGTTTCTCATCCTTGCCGGCATTGCGGTGGGACCAGAGGGACTCGGCATTATCACGCCAGCGGCCTTCGGCTCGTCACTCCCGGCAATCGTTGGCCTGAGTGTCGCAATCATCGTGTTCGAGGGCGCCTTCCACCTGAAACGGGAGAAGCTTCGCCAGACGCCACGGGCCGCGTTCCGTCTCGGAACGGTCGGTGCAATCATCGGGCTGGTCGGAACTGCCATCGTTGTCCGACTCGCGCTCGGTACTTCATGGGGACTGGCACTTCTCATTGGAGCTTTACTCGTCGCAACAGGACCCACCGTCATTACACCGCTCCTAGACGTCGTGCCGGTGCGTGACCGGGTTGGGGCAGCACTCGAAACGGAAGGGATCGTCAACGACGTGACGGCAGCGATTCTCTCCGTCGTCGTGTTCGATCTCGTTACGCCAGGGAATCCCGAGACGACGAGCCTGTTTCAATCGTTCATCACTCGACTCGGTGTTGGTATCCTCGTCGGCGTGCTCGCCGCGAGCATCCTGTGGTACCTGCTCAAACACGTTGACTTATCGCCAACGAACGCCGTCCAGAACTCACGGCTCATTATCCTTATCGGTGCAATCGCAACCTATGGGGTTGCAGAAGCGCTGTCCCACGAATCAGGGATCGCCGCTGTCGCAACAGCTGGCGTCCTCCTCGGCAATGCCGATCTCCCCTACGAAGACGAAATCGCCGCGTTCAAGGGCGATATCACTCTCGTCGTGCTATCATTTGTCTTCATTGTCCTTGCATCACTGCTCTCGTTCGACGACTTGCTGGCACTGGGCGTTGGGGGTCTCCTCGTGGTCCTTGGAGTCACGTGTCTCGTTCGCCCACTTCAAGTCTTGATTAGTACCTACGGCGATCAGTTCACGTTTCGGGAACAACTCTTCATGAGTACCGTCGCCCCGCGCGGAATCATCCCGGCGAGCGTCGCGACCCTCTTCGCGTTACAACTTCGGTCGTCCAGTCCCGAGGCAGCAACGACCCTCGTCGGAACGGTATTCCTCGTAATTTTGGCAACGGTCGTTTTCGAAGGAGGTTTTGCCAGACACATCGCAGAAGTACTCGACGTCATTCCAATGCGTGTCATCATCGTTGGCGGGGGCCGCGTCGGTCGTGGTCTCGCCGAACGACTGGAGGACCGGGGCGAGAACGTCGTCATCATCGAGCAGGACCAAGCAACGGTCGAGACAGCACGGAACGCCGGGTTCACCGTCCACCATGGTAACGGTGCTAACAGCGATGTGCTTACATCCGCCGGCGCGGAGAACGCCAAGATCGTCGCCGCTGCAACTGGGGATGACGATGCGAACCTGCTCGTCGCCCAACTGGCCAACTCGAAGTTCGATGTCGAGACGGTGATTGCACGCGTGAATACACCGGGCAACGCGGAGGCGTTCGAGGAACTCGGTGTTCGTGCGATTTCGGCGGACGAGTCCATTGCCCAATCGATGGACAACGCGGTCGAGCGGCCCGCACTTTCGGAGTGGATGTCGGAACTCGGGCGGACCGGTGATGTCCAAGAAATCGAGGTGACGGCAGAGCGACTCGTCGGAAAAACCATCAGCGATCTCGATCGGGAACTCCCCGATGGGGTGCTAATTGCGCTGGTCAGTCGCGACGGCGAGTCACAAATTCCCGAACCGGACTTGTTGCTCCAGCAGGGTGACCACCTCACATTTGTCGGTCGCCGCAACGCAGTCCACGAAGCGCTTGAACGGTGTCACCCCGAACTCCACGCCTGA